Below is a genomic region from Cetobacterium sp. ZOR0034.
TAGGAGGATAAGTAAATGAGAGTTAAGACTGGAATAGTTAGAAGAAGAAGACATAAAAAAGTTTTAAAAGCTGCTAAAGGATTTAGAGGAGCGTCAGGTGACGTTTTCAAGCAAGCTAAACAAGCAGTAATGAGAGCGGAAGCTTTCTCTACAAGAGATAGAAAAGTTAGAAAGAGAAAGATGAGACAATTATGGATCATCAGAATCAACGCTGCTGCAAGAATCAACGGATTAACTTACTCAACTTTAATGAACGGATTAAA
It encodes:
- the rplT gene encoding 50S ribosomal protein L20, whose translation is MRVKTGIVRRRRHKKVLKAAKGFRGASGDVFKQAKQAVMRAEAFSTRDRKVRKRKMRQLWIIRINAAARINGLTYSTLMNGLKRAGIELDRKVLADIALNNAAEFAKLAETAKAAL